DNA sequence from the Candidatus Saccharibacteria bacterium oral taxon 488 genome:
AGCGTCTGCGCCTGAATGCCTTGGCTAGCGTCAACCACCAACACCGCCCCTCGCAGGCTTGCAACGAGCGACTAACTTCGTAGCTAAAATCGACGTGGCCGGGCGTGTCGATGAGGTTGAGATCGTAAGGCCCAGCCGGCGGCAATCCTTCCGATGAATCGATAACCCTGTCGCTGGCGTTGCCTGCGACATTCGATTGAGAGGAAGCGGTTGCCGCCGGCTGGCGGTAGTGGTATGTCATCCTCACTGGCGCCAGCTTAATCGTGATGCCCTTCTCACGCTCGAGATCCATACTATCGAGCAGCTGCGATTTCATCTCACGCTTCTCCACTGTCCCCGTCATCTCCATCATCCGATCAGCCAGCGTTGATTTGCCGTGATCAATGTGAGCGATGATGCAAAAATTACGAATATTAGTCAGTGGTTTCATCAGCGCCTCAACTTACTCATATCAAATCGCGAAAACAGCAGCCGTTTAATTCGCGCCAAAACCGGATCGATTTCTGGTAGCCTTAGCCACTTGGACAGCGCACCATACACGACAAAATTGAAAATCGTAATTGCCCCAAACTTGGGCAGCGCCCCCAAAAAACTATCGTCTGAGGCCCGAAATGGAATTACCAGCACGCTGACATAGCACGCCACTGCTAGTGGCACCGCGGCTAACGCCATCTTGGCGACCGCTTTGACAAACGTCGCGTCAAACAGCTGTGGCATGCGCCGACCTAAAATGACGCACAAAATCACCACCTCAACAAAGGCGACAATTGACTGCGCCCATGCCAGGCCATACGGGCCAAGCTTCGCATAGTAGCCAAGTATCACGGCCAGCGCCACATTCAGCACAATCGCAAAAATCGACACATACATCGGTGTCTTGGTATCCTGCTGTGCATAAAATCCGCGCGCCACCATGTGATACACCGTCCTGAATAAAATTGCCATTACCAGACAACCGAGAATGTTCGCCATAACCGGATCGCCGTTATTATTGATAAAGTGCACCACGTAGCCACGCGCGAAAAACGTCACCACACAAATCGGGATAATCATCCAAATCACCGTCCTGAGAAATGACCGCAGATCTCTACGAAATAGATCCGGCCGCTCCGAGGCGAGGCGCTCAGTTAGTTGTGGAAAGGCAGCGTTGGAAATAGCAACGCCGATGAGGTTGATCGGCATCATGTGTAGTGTCAATGCTTGATTATAACGACGAATAATACCATCACCCATCCGCGACGCCAAGTTGACTTCGGCCAGGCTGACCACATAATCCATTCCCTGATCAATCGAGCGCGCCGGCAGCAGCGACAAAACTTTACGAAAGCCGCGATTGCGCCAATAAATCTTGAAATCATAATCAAAGCCGAGTCCGATTAGCCCGACCGCACTGACGATGAGCTGCAACACCGACCCAAGTACCACACCAAGCGCCACGCCCATAATGCCGCCGTCAAAAATTTGCCAGCCGAACAGGTTGATGCCGTTGGTAAACCATAGCGTACCGATGATAATCCCGACATTGTACAGCATCGGCGCCAGCGCATAGAAGGTGAAGCGACCGACCGCTTGCTGGATGCTAG
Encoded proteins:
- the murJ gene encoding murein biosynthesis integral membrane protein MurJ — its product is MNQRLTVKLAATILASSMLLSSLLGLLRDRFLNAAYFPNEKAHLAGYPVGLDAYTAAFMVPDFMFAILVSGALSVTFIPVFNERWVKGNKQSAWQISSSMINLMALVTLVTSVLIIIFADPLMKYLIAPGLSEAGHALAVSMMRVIAVNPLIFAVAAVIASIQQAVGRFTFYALAPMLYNVGIIIGTLWFTNGINLFGWQIFDGGIMGVALGVVLGSVLQLIVSAVGLIGLGFDYDFKIYWRNRGFRKVLSLLPARSIDQGMDYVVSLAEVNLASRMGDGIIRRYNQALTLHMMPINLIGVAISNAAFPQLTERLASERPDLFRRDLRSFLRTVIWMIIPICVVTFFARGYVVHFINNNGDPVMANILGCLVMAILFRTVYHMVARGFYAQQDTKTPMYVSIFAIVLNVALAVILGYYAKLGPYGLAWAQSIVAFVEVVILCVILGRRMPQLFDATFVKAVAKMALAAVPLAVACYVSVLVIPFRASDDSFLGALPKFGAITIFNFVVYGALSKWLRLPEIDPVLARIKRLLFSRFDMSKLRR